In Oncorhynchus mykiss isolate Arlee chromosome 1, USDA_OmykA_1.1, whole genome shotgun sequence, the following proteins share a genomic window:
- the LOC118937622 gene encoding uncharacterized protein LOC118937622, with translation MVFPIQLNQSKPEDTDTMNQLTKVMVNKMMDALSVGSSHQMITKANAKCYFESSTSMATRDIVEGMLDLVRDSTSSTGEQIPIFKSKKSKKTMFSKICFNIKCSKKVRKDHCPQKSMEYQPQNTSPTVYFTESRTNSHGSFAPEGNDIAYFFPPEEKSRKPSLFTRMYRAITRSFSNPR, from the exons ATGGTCTTTCCTATCCAGCTCAATCAGAGCAAGCCAGAGGATACTGACACAATGAATCAGCTCACGAAGGTCATGGTCAACAAAATGATGGATGCCTTATCAGTTGGCTCAAGTCATCAAATGATCACCAAAGCCAATGCCAAATGTTATTTTGAGTCCagtaccagcatggccaccagagACATTGTAGAAGGGATGTTGGATTTGGTAAGGGATAGCACCAGCAGTACTGGAGAGCAGATCCCCATCTTCAAGTCCAAGAAAAGCAAGAAAACCATGTTCAGCAAGATATGCTTTAACATAAAG TGTTCCAAGAAAGTTAGAAAGGACCACTGTCCTCAAAAGTCTATGgagtaccagcctcagaacacTTCCCCTACTGTGTACTTTACAG AGTCGAGGACAAATTCTCATGGCTCCTTTGCTCCAGAGGGAAATGACATCGCATATTTCTTCCCACCTGAAGAGAAGAGTCGCAAACCCTCCCTTTTCACCAGAATGTATAGAGCCATCACTAGAAGCTTCTCCAACCCAAGATAA